A window of Cryptomeria japonica chromosome 3, Sugi_1.0, whole genome shotgun sequence contains these coding sequences:
- the LOC131074353 gene encoding uncharacterized protein LOC131074353 — translation MKKCLFIMLLVTITTFQVTSAIDFYDILPPLPSWLPDSNPCNATNCGNGTCESTKEYPFVKCVCKPGWKQPERYHNLPFQPCVVPNCTIDYSCGSASPPSYAEPPLPNLPKISEPLNPCSYNVCGAGTCTLKSNVTLEYQCNCNKGYGNIMNWTWGFCSKECELQKDCSRLNVSVSSNDSTTDTSSSNGAQGGLKFMMENSHLVTGSILATLIVLLVK, via the exons ATGAAGAAGTGCTTGTTTATTATGCTCTTGGTTACCATCACCACATTTCAAGTCACTTCAGCAATAGACTTTTATGACATACTGCCCCCTTTACCATCATGGTTACCAG ATAGTAATCCCTGCAACGCTACCAACTGTGGGAATGGAACCTGCGAGAGTACAAAAGAATATCCCTTTGTGAAATGTGTTTGCAAACCAGGATGGAAACAGCCAGAGCGTTACCATAATCTTCCTTTCCAACCCTGCGTTGTTCCCAATT GCACCATAGATTACTCTTGCGGTAGTGCCAGCCCCCCATCTTATGCTGAGCCACCCCTGCCTAACCTTCCAAAAATTTCAGAGCCATTGAATC catgtTCATACAATGTGTGTGGAGCTGGGACCTGCACCCTTAAATCCAATGTCACACTGGAATATCAGTGCAACTGCAACAAGGGATATGGGAATATAATGAACTGGACTTGGGGTTTCTGCTCGAAAGAAT GTGAACTCCAGAAGGACTGCTCGCGCCTTAATGTTTCTGTTAGTAGTAATGACTCAACTACTGATACTTCTTCTAGCAATGGTGCTCAAG GGGGTTTGAAGTTTATGATGGAAAACAGTCACTTGGTCACGGGTTCGATTCTGGCAACATTGATAGTGCTCTTGGTCAAATGA